From a region of the Branchiostoma floridae strain S238N-H82 chromosome 13, Bfl_VNyyK, whole genome shotgun sequence genome:
- the LOC118428561 gene encoding uncharacterized protein LOC118428561: MVLVGSVVLPHGTMIFDGDSNSSNEACRQRNGALDDGMKTSCSNLYKACITAGEEVRRMSPDLVILHTPHGISLSKSVGVFVNPTAKGTAEWNDCWDDIKLQLPMDKALANQLLTHLGDSGIDAQGICCFTNYDAPLRWGEVVPLWFIQKNLRNPAKYLIMSQSLLRGEEAVKQRVLVGRALSGFIDSLSDTRVVVAISGDLAHTHPHSCDNPLYQPNPRWNMAVEPDAASMFGRCAEGWAKSAPTDLLTSAAEGVTASGETWDPVIAEQWLRHANELHPKALSCGIGGFWVLHAMLYSQVERGVSFAHKFLAREAPTYYGMMVTLFLKRQ, encoded by the exons ATGGTGTTGGTGGGGAGCGTGGTCTTGCCGCACGGCACGATGATTTTCGACGGCGACTCGAATTCCTCGAACGAAGCTTGTCGACAGCGAAACGGCGCCCTGGACGATGGCATGAAAACGTCGTGCTCCAATCTGTACAAAG CTTGCATCACTGCAGGTGAGGAGGTTAGGCGTATGTCCCCAGACCTGGTTATCCTGCACACCCCACACGGCATCAGCCTGTCCAAGTCTGTGGGTGTGTTTGTCAACCCGACCGCCAAGGGCACAGCGGAATGGAACGACTGCTGGGACGACATCAAG CTGCAACTTCCAATGGAcaaggcattggccaatcaactTCTCACCCACCTGGGGGACAGCGGAATAGATGCACAGGGAATCTGCTGTTTCACCAACTATGACGCCCCCTTGCGGTGGGGAGAGGTAGTGCCACTGTGGTTCATTCAGAAGAACCTGAGGAACCCAGCCAAATACTTGATTATGAG CCAGTCCCTATTAAGAGGTGAGGAGGCAGTGAAACAGCGGGTGTTGGTGGGGAGAGCTCTGTCGGGGTTCATCGACAGCCTGTCTGATACCCGTGTGGTGGTGGCCATCAGCGGAGACCTGGCCCACACCCACCCTCACAGCTGTGACAACCCCCTGTACCAGCCCAACCCCAGGTGGAACATGGCTGTGGAGCCTGATGCTGCCAGCATGTTTGGCAGGTGCGCTGAAGGGTGGGCCAAGTCTGCACCTACAGACCTACTGACAAGTGCTGCAGAGGGAGTTACAGCATCAG GGGAGACGTGGGACCCAGTTATTGCAGAGCAGTGGCTGAGGCATGCCAACGAGCTCCATCCCAAGGCCTTGTCGTGCGGTATAGGTGGCTTCTGGGTGCTTCATGCCATGCTATACTCCCAGGTTGAACGGGGTGTTAGCTTTGCACACAAGTTCCTGGCCCGGGAAGCGCCAACCTACTATGGCATGATGGTGACATTGTTTTTGAAGAGACAATGA